TACCTCATTATTTCTCCTAAAAAATCACGCAGGAAATAATGGCGGCAATTTGCATTGCGTTTGGACTTAGGTGGACCATGGCATTGTGAAACCAGTTAGCTTCCTTAAAAAAAGGGCAGCCAAATAACTTGCTATAAGTATTGGCCAATACAACATATCGATTTTTTAGAGAAATTTAGAGTTTAGCTCCGCAATTGTCAGCTCAAAGTTCAATAGACCCGAGAGAATTACCAAATAATTATTTGAGTTTAGTTCAATAAAAAATCGCCTAGGCTATCGGAAAAAAAAAGAAAGGGCCTGGATTGAACCAAGCCCCTCGTTAAGACTATTTCTTTTTCAAGTTGATGAAGTAAAAAACACCACCGACAACGATGAGGACTGCGAAAAATCCGAGAATTGGAAGCATATGTTCAATTTCACCGCCCGGCCCGTGTGAATGGCCTTTTTCCTCGGCCCAAGAAAGCACCGGAAACGAAATCAGTGCAGCTAGAATATTTTTCATTATTTAAGCTCTCCTGTTGTATTCGTTCTAAAAATTGATCCATCCTCTAAAAAGTAAAGATAGACTTTATTTTTTGAACTGTCGTTTTCTTTTTCATCAATGAGGGCGACCACCCAGGCTTTTATTGTTTTTGATCCTTTAGTAAATTCTTTTACAACAGCACTTTCAATTTTTGCAGTTTCCCACTTTGCATCTATCTTTTTCCAATTTGCCAATTCCTTCACCCCAGCTGGGACTGCAGCTTTTATCTGTTCTTCGCTGCAAATCTTCGGCTCACACTTTGCCACTTTCTTCGGGTGAAAGTGTCCTCCAGTCGCGAAAGCTGAGGTAGAAATAAATATCGAGAGTACAAGTATAACTTTCTTCATTTTTTGCTCCTTCCACATGTCGTGGATGTCGTTGTTAAATTATTGGAAGCTTTCTAGCTCTTCGGTCTTCATGTCTAGGTGAATATGGCTGTGATCATCCTGATTCAAAGGGAATTCGTCAGACGATGTCTGATGCCAGTACCCATGGAACTGCATGAAGAACAAAAATATTCCCCCGGCAATTAAAGAAATGTTGGCTGCGTAAGCGAACTTAGCCCAGCCCGCTGCCTTCCTAAATCCACTTAGAAAAACCATCATGGCAACAAGGGCCGCAATCTGTCCAACTTCGACGCCAACATTGAATGACAATATACGGAATAGCATTCCAACGTTGTCATCTCCCAGCGGTAGTTGCTGAAGCCTTGTCGATAAACCAAACCCATGAAGAAGGCCGAAAAGAAAGACCATCTTCAGAAGCGAAGGTGGTTCCCAATCAAAAACTTTCTTAAAGCCATTAATATTTTCAAAGCCCTTGTACATCACGCTCACTGCTATAATTGCATCAATAATGTAGTAGTTCGCTGTGATTTTAAAGAAAGTTGCAAATATAAGTGTAATGCAATGGCCGACTGTAAAGACACTGATGAATTTCACAATGTCTTTAAAGGTCGTTAGAAAAAATATGACACCAAAAATAAACAGTAAATGATCATATCCAGTTAACATATGAGTCGCGCCGAGCCACATGTACTTTACATATCCACCATTTAACATGGCTTGCTTGTCCGCTTCTGAAATTCCATGCGCCAAAGACATGGCTGGAATCAGCATTGAAAAAGCAGTCACCATAAGAGAACTTAATAAAAAATTGAGTCGCTTCATTTTTTACCTCTGTAAGTTAGCGATTTATTAAGAAAAATGTCTGTGTCTAACAAGTCTAAGAGGCAATTGGAGGTCGAAAAATCTCGGAAATATATTCAAAATGAGAAGTTCTTATCGAATTTTTTTGAAACTTCAAAGTGTTGGGCACAGCAAGACT
The window above is part of the Bdellovibrionales bacterium genome. Proteins encoded here:
- a CDS encoding HupE/UreJ family protein, which codes for MKRLNFLLSSLMVTAFSMLIPAMSLAHGISEADKQAMLNGGYVKYMWLGATHMLTGYDHLLFIFGVIFFLTTFKDIVKFISVFTVGHCITLIFATFFKITANYYIIDAIIAVSVMYKGFENINGFKKVFDWEPPSLLKMVFLFGLLHGFGLSTRLQQLPLGDDNVGMLFRILSFNVGVEVGQIAALVAMMVFLSGFRKAAGWAKFAYAANISLIAGGIFLFFMQFHGYWHQTSSDEFPLNQDDHSHIHLDMKTEELESFQ